TTTGGTAGAACTAAATACTTCAAAGATATGGCTTAAGTTTAGTTCATTGTACTCGTTGAGATGATAACACATAATCAAAAGTGAACACATGTCACTATAGTGATGGATCCAATGTAATTGCACACTAGATCCCAATTTGTCATTACATACCATATTTGTCACAATGCTCTTTTGGTAGAACTTAAAAATGCTTCAATGACATGCTTTAGGTTCGGTGCATCTAGTGCATTTGACTTGTTGAGATGAAAACACATAATCAAGAGTGAACACGCCTCCGGTGCAGTTAGACACTAAGGGTCTATTTGAATACTGCTTATTtactgaaaacttattgttgaaaatactaCGCAAACGCACACTAAGTGTGCGTTTAGGAAgaattataaattcaaattattttactatttaatttatttttgctactatttatgagccccactgcactttttggtactatttatgagtctcattgtattatttcaattaacgtttatttttatttacagtacttttaacaataagttttcagtttcaacaaaataagtgatATCCTGACATGCCCTAAACTTAAGTTTTGCTCGTACTTCAATatatcaagaaaagaaaagaaaaagaaaagacaaagacTCGTATGTAGTAATTTATCAGCATGAGAAATACAGTACGTAAATGGGAGACAACTGCTGTTCATAGAATAGACTCCAcataaaattatcaataaaaataaaggaactaTACTACTAGACTCTGCTaataccaataaaaaataaaaaataagtaaaaaaagtaAACCATGgttaacatgaaaaaaaaaaaagaaaaaaaaaagggtaagtgGAGGAGGGTGTGAACTACGCACACCACCCCTTAACCCTTGCTCGTTAATAGCACGACAAAGCCAATTCCCCATAAAAACAGAacaaccttttattttttattttttttaataataataataatgtcttttttggttttaaagtAACGGCCAAGACACACGGCGTTACATGCTCAGCGAACCAAATTTGGACACATTTCAACGGCGTTTTTCGCATCACAGCCGCCTTTATTTATTAATCCCcgttcctttctctttttttttttttttatcatatttattttttttctgagttCACCGGCTGTTCCCGGTTAGATAAAGCTTATCGAACCGGTAACTGCCGGTGATTGTCCAAACTGGTTAAAATTTGACCACGGTCGAAATTATTGCCCAAGGTTTTGACCACCCTGGTTAAGCCCTCTCCAACCCAACCCCTTGTTTCAGACAAAGATAGAAagttgaaacaaacagagagagagagagctctgGAGCTTGTGAGCGATTCTTAGCTttttcacagagagagagagagtgaaagttGAGAGAATTGGTGAAGaattgagaggaagagagagagagagagagagagagagagcttagcTTTGAGGTTTCTTTGAAGTGCTAGGGTCTTTGATTCAGCTGAGAGAGTGATTGAGTTCTTGGTTTGAGCTCTGAAGCTGTTGAACTCGAAGAGCTTTGAGAGAAAAGCTTTTGGTTTGAGCTTTGAAGCTGTAGAATTCGAAGAGATTTGGAGTTTTTGGTTGAAGGAATTTTGATTCTCGTTTGtgtgagaaagaaagagaaagagagagagagagctgcgaattctagagagagaaagagagagaaagaaagggaaggtttttttttatcagaTGAGAGATCTGTGGTAATTGTTGAAGCTAACGGAAATGTCTTCGTCGGAGGTAATCGGAAAAGGAAATCCGGCAACCGCCGGCTACAacgaccaccaccaccaccaccaccaccaccaccacaacaatagcaacaacaacaacaacaacaacagtgATAGTAGAAACAGTAGCGAAGGGCAAAAAGGTCATTCTACATTTTCCGGCACCagtaaaggtaaaaaaaataaaaaaaaaaaattttccgaCGAGCTTAACTCGGTTTCATTTTCCGACCTAACTCGGTAACGATTCCGATTCTGACCTCTGATTTTTCATGGTTTCTGGGCTCTTTTATAGACGCAGAAACCGCGCTTTACAGAGAGCTATGGCACGCTTGTGCTGGTCCTCTCGTCACTGTTCCTCGCGAAAACGAGCGCGTCTTCTATTTCCCTCAGGGCCACATCGAACAGGTTCGTTTTCAACTCTAAAGCTAGCATTTTTCACCTTAGCTTCAATTATGTTATGGTTTTTGCAtgtctgaatttttattttttttgtctttctatttttataactattatggttttgttcttttttgggTGTGACAGTTGCGAGagtttgaggtttttttttttttttttttttttttttttttttgttgttgatagtTTTGAGGTTttggtttctgggttttgttattcaaacttcaaagtggCTTAATAagtaatgtttttatttttattttttttggatgggttttgatttggatGTCCTAATTTTAGGTTGAGGCGTCTACTAATCAAGTAGCGGACAAGCAGATGCCTTTATATGATCTTCCTACTAAGATCCTTTGCAGGGTTATCAATGTACAATTGAAGGTAGTGATTTTTTCATTTGGGTTTTTGATCTATGAATGTTGAGCATTTTTGGTTTGCtgacttttttttgggggggaatTGTAGGCTGAACCAGATACGGATGAGGTATTTGCACAAGTGACTCTAATTCCCGAGGCAAACGTAAGTTTCTTTGAGCGGTATCTGAGTGTAAATTGATTTGGGAGGGAGTGAAATAGGCTTGATAACTTATTAATTTGATGTTTTGTTGATGGCAGCAAGATGAGAATGCGGCAGAGAAGGAACCTCCGCCACCTCCACCGCCACGATTTCATGTACACTCGTTTTGTAAGACACTGACGGCTTCGGATACAAGCACTCACGGTGGTTTTTCAGTGTTGAGACGGCATGCAGATGAATGTCTCCCACCACTGGTTGGGTTTTATTAGCttttaaacttttgagagaTTATTGATTATACACCGAAATTAAATTCTAAGTGGGtgctccatttttttttttttttgacaggaCATGTCAAGGCAGCCTCCAACCCAGGAGTTGGTCGCTAAGGACTTGCACGGAAATGAGTGGCGGTTCAGGCATATCTTTAGGGGTAATGGTTATATTCATAGCTTCATATATGACATGTAGTATTGTCTGCCACCTTCATAAACATTTGCGCAAACTTATTGCAGACCAGTTATATTTCTTCAAGTTTGTATGATTTAtgttgtttgggttttgttaatgACAAGGATTATCTATCCATGCATTCTAGTTTTCTATTTATAAATTAACTTGAGAAATTACTGCTAGGTCAACCGCGAAGGCACTTGCTTCAAAGTGGTTGGAGTGTTTTTGTAAGCTCAAAAAGGCTTGTTGCTGGGGATGCATTTATATTCCTaaggtttgttttttatttatacataCGACATTCCAATTTTCGTTTGTGTTGCTTGTCTCTAACATGGGAGTAACTTAAAACCACCAGGGGTGAGAATGGGGAGCTTCGTGTGGGTGTCAGACGTGCTATGAGACAGCAGGGTAATGTTCCATCATCGGTCATATCCAGTCACAGCATGCATCTCGGTGTACTTGCCACTGCATGGCATGCCATCTCGACTAAAACTATGTTCACTGTTTACTACAAGCCTAGGTGTGTGGTTGAAGCCTGTCCATTGTGCAATGCAAGTTAATtgagtatatattttttttattataactcTTCTAATGTTGGGCATCTTATATTTGATTTTGCAAGTGGTGGGCTATGGTTAAAGTTATTGACTGAAGTGCTTATAAATGTTTTCTGACAGGACAAGCCCTGCTGAGTTTATTGTTCCCTACGATCAGTATATGGAGTCTATCAAGAATAACTACTCTATAGGGATGAGGTTCAAAATGAGATTTGAAGGTGAAGAAGCTCCTGAACAAAGGTATGGTCAGTCCTTGTTTTTTCCCCTGAAGTACCTATAGGTTAAATGGCGGCCATTTCTTCTTTGTATGGGGATGGAGTGAAGTTTTCTGATATACATAGTTCTCATTCTATAGGTTTACTGGCACCATAGTTGGACTTGAAGATGCGGACCACGAAAGGTGGCAAAAATCCAAATGGAGATGCCTCAAGGTAGTATTTTAGTCTTTGGAGCAGTGTTTATGACTGACATTTTTAGCATGCTAAAATGACTTTTTTCATTCTTCTAGGTGAGATGGGATGAAACGAGTACTATACCTCGTCCAGAGAGAGTTTCACCTTGGAAAATAGAGCCTGCTCTAGCTCCTCCTGCACTGAATCCCCTTCCAATGTCAAGGCCAAAAAGGCCCCGATCAACCATGGTGCCATCATCTCCTGACTCCTCTGTTCTTACCAGGGAAGGTAGAACCTTGTCTGCATAGTAAACCTAACtggttatttttcatttgcAGTTTTGTAGAGATTAACTGAGGTTTAATGTGTATATCTTATTATTTTGAACTTTGCAAAATGATTAGGTTCATCAAAAGTGACTCTAGACCATTCACCAGTAAGTGGGTTTTCTAGGGTCTTGCAAGGTCAAGAGTTCTCGACCTTGAGAGGCAATTTTGCAGAGAGCAATGAGGCTGACACAGCTGAAAAGTCTGTTGTGTGGCCACCTTCACTAGATGATGAAAAGAATGATGCGGGTTCGGCATCAAAAAGATATGGTTCAGAGAGCTGGATGGCCTCAGGGAGGCATGAACCAACTTGCACAGATTTATTGTCAGGATTTGGGGCTACTGCTGATTCCTCCAATGGGATTTGTACATCCTTTGTTGACCAACCTGGAGTAGCTGTTAATCTTCTAAGAAAACCACCAGTGAATCTGGAAGGCAAGTTTAACTTGCTTCCTAGTCCGTGGTCCTTCATGTCATCCAGTCTCTCACTTAACTTTTCGGACTCTAATCTGAAAGGTCCTGTGCAAGGTGGTGATGGAGTTTATCAAGCACAAGGCAATCCTAGATATGGTGGCCCTACTGAGTATCCTGCACTTCAATGTCATAGAGTTGAGCACTCACAAGGAAACTGGATGATGCCTCCCCCATCCCAATGTTTTGAGAATCCTGTTCATTCAAGAGACTCAATGCAAAAACCCATGCTGGTACAACAATGTGAGGCTGTGAAACCTAAGGATGGGAACTACAAGCTCTTTGGCATACCCCTTATCAGTAATCCTGTTACAACAGAGCCAGTAGTGGCACCTAGGAACATGATGAATGAGCCAACGGGTCATGTGCTTAATACTTCACACCAGGCTCATACTCTTGACATTGATCAAAAGTCAGAACAGTGGGGCTCTAAATTAGCTGATCATCCACTTCCTGTTAATGAGAAGGAGAAGCCAGTGCAAACTTGTCAGCAACATTCAAGAGATGTGCAAGGCAAATCACTAGGCAGTTCAACTAGGAGTTGTACTAAGGTATTTTTCCCCCTTAATTGTTATTGTCAGTTTTGCTATTGGAAATTTGGTTTGAACTTGCTAAACCAAATGCTGTTTATTTCAGGTTCACAAGCAGGGGATTGCACTTGGTCGATCCGTGGACCTAACTAAGTTTAACAATTATGAGGAGCTGATTGCTGAATTGGACCAGTTGTTTGAATTTGGCGGTGAACTAATGGCTCCCCAAAGGAATTGGATGATTGTATATACCGACGACGAGGGTGATATGATGCTCGTTGGGGATGATCCCTGGCAGTAAGGACTTATCTTGACTTGatctaaataaatattattgattgtTATTGCATTCGTATACCCTTgtgtatctttttcttctttactctGAGGTCTCAAGTAACTTGAAGCATCTTGTGTGTGTATCTCAGGGAATTTTGTGGTATGGTTCGCAAGATTTTCATCTATACCCGAGAGGAGGTACAGAAAATGAACCCAGGGACCCTAAATTCTAAAGGTGGGGAGTTTCAATCTGCTGCTGAAGGTGGGGATGTGAAAGAAGCGAAATCTCAGACATTTCCTCCAGCATCTACTGCTGAGAAATGTTGAGGCCCTGGCTCTTGTGGATTTTAGGTATGTTCCATGTGTTTGCTCATGTTGGTAGTATATCTTTCATGGTATAGAAATGTGCTCAGGGCGGTCTTTATCACAAAATGGAATATGTTTTAATGACCTTGGACACATTCTATCTCCCTCGATGCCAttcaattttgttattgttacaTTACTGCTAGTTTGTTATTCTTATTCAGCAGATTTATGGTAGATAACAATGTGTCTTCTGTTCATCAGTTTTTTTTGTGTGCAGTCTTTGGAGGAGAGTGCTGTACAGCCATTCCAGTTGGTGAAATGTTAACTAGTTTTGAGATGGATGCGAGTCTCACCCTCTTTTAGATCAGCTGCTTCTTTGTCTCTAAAATCAGATATAGATATCCAATTTTGGACATTGCGGAGTTAGTATTTTATGGTGTCCCAGttatatacataaaatatgtatACCCTCATCTTGCGAGTGACATCCCCCCTTTTGTGTACATAGTTGTATTACCTCCGCCTTTCCATCCTCCATTTAATGTAAGTAAGAACATACATCGTTCTAATGTTTTTGGTTAAGAAGAATACAATCGTCTAGTGTTtcaattttgttggtttttttcaaatttttgatcTTGGATTACCATATGAGAGTTTTTATCATTGTGAGGGGTGCATTTTCTGTTTGAAATTGTGGTATTTTTGGTATGGGTGCAAATTGAAACGAGTAACCAAAGTAACAGATAATAATAAGTGTGTTATTTATTATGGTGATGGTGAAAGTCGACCTACTTCTTGTTGTTTGGGAAGGGAAGCATCATAAACAGGTGTTTCTGTCCTTCGCATGTGGGATGATTTTTGGTAGTCACATTCTTCAGGGAATCTGTGCCCACATAGAAAAGGTTGGGTAGCCATCAGCCAAGCTGCTCATTTTGTTTTAACCAATCATTCTTCAAACGAGTTTGTGGGTGTGGGATATGATATCTGAACCTGAGGCACACATTTCTagctatatatttttatttttcttttttatcaaaaGGGTTGGAGAGCCTTGAAGAAACGTTGCAGTTTGGTTACTTAAGTATACTGAAAAAAAAAGCCCCCACTGCCCCAGTTCTTCAATAGTGTTGGTACGGGAACAATCACTGTGTCGTTGAAATTAATTTTGGGTGCCCCATATTTAACTGATATGTGTGTAGGGTCAAAAATCAAACACTATTAGCTGGAGAGGGTCCTGGTTTTCATGCGTATGTTTTCTCCATTACTGTTTCTACTAACTCTCTCCTTTTTGGTTTGGTACCAACCAATGCCCTCACGTGGAAGTGTGTATTTCCTAACTGGCCTCTGAGCCTCACTAGCTCCTGAGTCCCAACAAAAATTTGGTCTTGTTACAATTATTACCAATCACGTGTGGTAGCTTATGTTGGGTTGAATCATGAGTGAGTTTTAGACTATTATGAGTCACATGAACACTTTATTATTAGATCCTTCAACCGTAACACTACCTatttactaaataataatatgtttGACATAACTCGACTTGCTTAACCTGTTTATATGAGAGACTTTTATGAGTCGTGATAGGGTTGGCATGACTTGTAGTCAGGTTAACATATTTACTTAACATGAATAACCCGACATGACTTCGCAAATATGTTTGTAGTTAGGTTAACATATTAACTTAACATGAATAACCCGTTAACAATCTTCATATTTTAtagaatttataaaatatacaaTCTAATTCCAAGTgaagtcaccaaaaaataaactataattacagccttcaaaatttgaaaggtAAAAGggtaaaattaaattttagttaaaacaGGTTGGAGTGGGTTTTGCTTGTCAATCTCAAATTGATTTGTTTATTAATGGGCCAATTTGTGTCGACCCAAATTTGATACCGACTTGTTAAGTGTAAGCATTAACCTATGGACTTCATGTCTGTGTTTACTAGTGTAAAATATTGCCACCCTTACCATGCAATCTACTTAGAATCAAAACTACAATGCAAGAACCTTGACATTTATATGTTGCTTTTGACTTTGTCACTCACTTGAACCCTTAAACGAATAGCTAGCTACCGCTTTCTTACTACTAATGTTGCAAAAGCTAGAGAAATAGAACAATGAGAATTGTTCTCTCAGTAGAAAGTGGGGAGATGCCTTCATTCCTACGCTTAAAGAGGCAGCCATCTATATTGGTATTACCAAGTCAACAACTTTGTGGTGGTTTTTCCAAATGCTAAGACTGTTAAACCCAACTTAAGAACTTTGTCGAATTTGCATGCGAATCATATGTGTATCGAACAAAAATTCTAAGACCACCTAAAATGCCACAATTTGTGTTGTAACTTTCCATGTGACAAACTTAGTGGTAGAGAAGAAGCAGTGGATCTATATAAAAGTGACAGGTAATCAATTACAGTTTGACATGTAGGACAATTGAGGCAAGTGGCAAAAGTTGTGGCACTTTATGTGGTACCAAAACTACTCTATATCAAATTGGTGTAAACTATATAAAATGCCACAATTTTTGCCATAACTGTTTACGTGATAGATTGAGTAGTAGAGAAAAAGTGGTGGATCCATATAAAAGTGACAAGTAGTCAATCGCAGTCTGACATGTAAGATagttgtggcaaaagttgtgGCATTTTATGTGTACCAAAAATACTCTATATTGAACTAGTGCGGACTACATAAAATGCCACAATTTGTGTCACAACTATCTATGTGATAGACTGAGTGGTGGAAAAAAAGTGATGAATCTATATAAAAGTGACatgtaatcaatcacaatttgaCACATAGGATAGTTGTGATAAAAGTTGTGTCATTTTATGTGGCACTATAACTACTATGTGTTGAACCGGTGTGGATACCAGAATTGGAAAACCAAATTTAGTTTAGTATGGGACTAGATTAAATTAGACTTTAACATTTTGAGTTGCAATACTGTGACAGGTCTCTCAAATAATGCAAGCAAGGTGGTGGTCCACTCCATTCTTCGGAGGTTATGGCTGTCAAAGCTCGTATGGGTCTGTTGAGATAAGGTGAtccttttttccctttaaagGCCTAGGCCCATTCTTCTggcacaaaaataaaagtagggACTTAAGTGCAAGTACTAGTCACCTCATGCAAGCAAAGAGCCGAAGAGTATTGGTTGCCACTACTTTTTAgcttttctttaaaatatatatatatatatatatttttttttgattactattttaactaattattttctctccataTATCCAAacttataaaaagttaaaaaataaaagaaaagaaaaaaggggaacCTACCTAGGAAGCTGGGAGTTTGGGAGGCTTCTCTGACTAATTTGAGTAATTTCTATATTAGCATGCGGTTGAatagatgaaaaaataaatgttttgacaAGGAAATaactttcatatttttaattctaaatattttgtgaCATTCCTCTTCCCCTTTTAATTCTTGATTGATGCCTCATTTTGTGAgttctaattaactcaattaataaagttaaaaaaaaatagaatgataaaaattatttattgaaattgttcaatttttagggagaacaaattatcttcaataaaatttagagaataaattatacatatttagTGTAGgtttgttatgagttttgattatcataataatctcttATAAGAGAATgcaaatttgaataatttatttaaataaaaattatacatactatatatacatatatatatatatatatatatatatatatatattttgcttgaAGGTATAATCAATctcatgcaattcatttaaaagtaatgaCGTTAAAACAAATGAGTAACTACCTTAAAGATTATATATGTAAATTCATACCCTAAAGGTTCAAAAAaactttcacttaaatttagttggactgaagtggactgaaATGCTACGTTAATGTGGCTCAACAAAAgtgtagcaataataaatgttatgcttAAGAATTTAGGTATTACAAGtttgagatttatatttttttataataaatttgggttTAGAATATGTATTCTTAGCTTAAACATGTCTTTTCCTTATATGTAAGTACACAAAAATGGACCAACTGGGAACAAGGTGGACCGAATAGGATAGAGTGGACCAATGTGGACCAAATAAGAACAAATGGATAgattaggaccaaagtggacataATGTACCGAATAGGAACATATAAGACTGAATTGGATCAAGTTGGTCTGAATAGGACCACAGTAAACCAAATAGGAACAACGTCGactaaataggaccaaagtgaacAAAATAGactgataggccacaaactgaatgacctaTTGTgatagaatttaattaattaattagccaagttattaattaatcaatttatcatgcaaaaatatggtagcacaaacaaatcaccaatacactaaatatgcagcgaaaaataaataacacggtgatttgtttacgaatggggaaaacttaatggcaaaaaccccattgggtgatttttaggtcaccactcccgaaaatccactattatcacaataagcggttacaagtaaaggaatcccaagtaccttaccaacttacagttgaacccttaccccaatacccaattggacttattctgtagtaacagttcccctttctgatgcacaactcccaagtatgtgactaaccaattgcgcagattccagtacgtgacttcaatcaccaactaagaagattgttggttgcaaagtttttcagttcatccacatgatgaagattaagaagatacttggtcacaaaaccctacagtgcacatacacagcaacttcttcaagagaaagagatgaactagggcaagaactttgtctccgatcacaatttgcttgaacagagtttgctcaatgcttgtgcaacttgtgaactgtttgacggcccttaaaataatcattttatatgtctagggttaggagaaaagaaagtccaaagacatattcatgtatcccaagaaaatcaaattagaattttgaaattcttaaacttcgacagataggaggtgtcgagcagctgtcgagtaAGTGTCGAGCACACCAGTCTTTGAAACAGCTTCctaaagctcgatagctgcagctatcgagctttaatgaatttgcactatcaacttgttttcttggacagactttaaggcttcaacacttgatcttgaaatatggttttttgaagtatttaaacacatcctaaatctacccaaatacaagtaaagtgcgttttgttaaaggataagtcaattatataaagtagtgacatatgttcctaataagtgaaacacatatgtcctaacatagaCCAAATGAGATTGAAGTGGATAGAATATgaccaatgtggaccgaatgGACCTAATAGGaacaaatagaaccaaagtggacagattaaaaagaaaaagaaaagaaagaaccaaAGTGGACTCAAGAGgatttattacatttttagggttcatatttctaatttttaatgtcctttttttttttttgtattttttaactcaCTTGTTGTGCTTAAGCCATGAAACAACAGCTTTTGGTGGTAATTCCAGTCATGATGACTGAACAGAATCCGGCCAAAAGGCTAGGCCATCTTCGTTTTGTGTCACCATTTTTAGAAGCATGTACATGCAAAAAGATAATACAaagacaaaacacaaacccaccaccacaaatACCAGACACAGAGAGCTTATCCAATCAATTCACTAATACTTAATATTAAATACTATGAGAATTAGAGGAAAATGTCAGCAAAGTTATGTTGATGATCATCTTGTTCTTTGAATATGACAAATCCCTCCACCACAAATGCCAGACACAGAGAGGTTATCCAATCATTTCACTAATACTTAATATTAAATACCATGAGAATTAGAGCAAAATGTTAGCAAAGTTATGTTGATGATCATCCTGGTgggtctttttatttttcaagttttcaatttcattctttgattttctctGCCGATCctcaaatatttattatttttcaacaatttttgtaTGTGGGTATTttattctttgatttctttgattttctctacCTAAGTATACTCCTgctagtatataaaaaaaaaaaaaaaattatgtttgccCAGATTCATGATTCAAGCCTTAAATCTATcaaacacattttcaaaaacaataaatctgggcaaacaattttttttttttttttaaattattgggccACAGTATGAAGGCtttaggcaattttttttttggattgggcCATGGTTTAGGGGTTAAGACACCATGGGTACCCGACAGGTCAGGTTTGGGGTTAAGAAAaaaacccgtttaataaacgggccGGGTTCGGGTTTTTAGGATAGAcccgcgggtcgggtccgggtatgAAAAAACCCGGTCCGAACCCGACCCATTGCCATTCCtatacctgtcccatcagacactctctttggctttctatgagttgtggtagtcaaggtaacactgttcaaaggtcttcttcacataaataCGGCCAGAAAGTTAACTGCAGGGAATTCAATGCAGTTCCCTACAGTGGCAGTAGCTTTTTCCCAAGATATTTCTTAGCTCTCATTCTCTCTAGACATTCAAGAGGCATGTCCCTATCATTGGAGTTTCCCAAAAGGTTACCTTGATTATCTGGATGCATGTTTGAGCCATGCTTAGCCTATCCGAGGATATATTCCTCCTCAGACCACCTTCCCACTCTTACCTCACTCATGAGATTCTAAACTGGAATCACCCATAACCATGtactcctcctcggaccattCATGTTCCCCTTAACCCTATggtagtaaatttttattgcacTTGGATTAATACTATATTTTTGTGAGCTATTAACACTAAATAGTTTGGTTTATGTTACTATATTCTTGGATccatgattttatttaatatctatttataagttaatcacatgaaaattttcaaaataataagttgCCATTTACTGTTAAATCTATAAGGTTAACCatttagtatattaaaaaaaaaaaaaaaagagttctttATATATTTGTGAGTTTTTAATGCCTAATCACCTTGATATTCAAAAAGACCACCTTAATATTTGGTAAGTGTGATAGTTGTAGCAAATAAAATTATTCCAACTATGTGTTTAGCAAACTATTATCATGAAAAAAAAGGTACTGAGTAATATaacttttgtaaaatttatttacGATTTAATTTGAATCTAATCTTCGAAAGTTATAATGGGAGAAGGGGAATTTGAACTGTGAATGTCATGAACATACTAAAGGGGCCAACCAATATagctacaaagctcttggctatcaaataatcaaaaaagaaaaagaaaaagaaaaagataagtaaTAACTATCATTTGCA
The Quercus lobata isolate SW786 chromosome 10, ValleyOak3.0 Primary Assembly, whole genome shotgun sequence DNA segment above includes these coding regions:
- the LOC115962930 gene encoding auxin response factor 2A, which gives rise to MSSSEVIGKGNPATAGYNDHHHHHHHHHHNNSNNNNNNNSDSRNSSEGQKGHSTFSGTSKDAETALYRELWHACAGPLVTVPRENERVFYFPQGHIEQVEASTNQVADKQMPLYDLPTKILCRVINVQLKAEPDTDEVFAQVTLIPEANQDENAAEKEPPPPPPPRFHVHSFCKTLTASDTSTHGGFSVLRRHADECLPPLDMSRQPPTQELVAKDLHGNEWRFRHIFRGQPRRHLLQSGWSVFVSSKRLVAGDAFIFLRGENGELRVGVRRAMRQQGNVPSSVISSHSMHLGVLATAWHAISTKTMFTVYYKPRTSPAEFIVPYDQYMESIKNNYSIGMRFKMRFEGEEAPEQRFTGTIVGLEDADHERWQKSKWRCLKVRWDETSTIPRPERVSPWKIEPALAPPALNPLPMSRPKRPRSTMVPSSPDSSVLTREGSSKVTLDHSPVSGFSRVLQGQEFSTLRGNFAESNEADTAEKSVVWPPSLDDEKNDAGSASKRYGSESWMASGRHEPTCTDLLSGFGATADSSNGICTSFVDQPGVAVNLLRKPPVNLEGKFNLLPSPWSFMSSSLSLNFSDSNLKGPVQGGDGVYQAQGNPRYGGPTEYPALQCHRVEHSQGNWMMPPPSQCFENPVHSRDSMQKPMLVQQCEAVKPKDGNYKLFGIPLISNPVTTEPVVAPRNMMNEPTGHVLNTSHQAHTLDIDQKSEQWGSKLADHPLPVNEKEKPVQTCQQHSRDVQGKSLGSSTRSCTKVHKQGIALGRSVDLTKFNNYEELIAELDQLFEFGGELMAPQRNWMIVYTDDEGDMMLVGDDPWQEFCGMVRKIFIYTREEVQKMNPGTLNSKGGEFQSAAEGGDVKEAKSQTFPPASTAEKC